The stretch of DNA TCGGGTATTTACGCCAACTTTAGCCAAGGTTTTGTACCACCACAAATTGGAGAATTATATAGGGGAGTTAGTGTGCCAATTCTAAAACCTGCTACTTATAATAATTTTGAATTGGGAGGTTGGATGAGCTTGTTAAAAGATAAGTTACATATTGATTTGAGCTTGTATCTAATGGATGGTTTTAACGAAATTTTATCGGTTCGTCAAGATAATGGAACCTATATGAATCAAAACGCAGGAAAAACACGTCATATGGGAATTGAGTATGGTGTTTATTATAGCCCTATCAAAGATATTTCCATTCGAGTAACAGGATCGAATGCATCTCATACCTTTTTAGAATACAATGAAAAAGGAACAGACTATGCTGGCAACTTGATGCCACAGGCTCCTAATTGGTTATTTAATACAGAAGTGATGTACAAGCCTCGCTTCCTAAAAGGTTTCCGTATAGGAGTAGAGATGATGCACATGAACCAATATTATATGGATGCTGCCAATACCAAAATGTACGATGGATTTGTCATTTTTAATGGGCGAGTGGGTTATACCATCAAAGGATTTGACATCTGGTGTAATGTTATGAATTTTACCAATCAATTGTATTCGCCTAATGCTCGTTTATCGAAATGGGGAGAGAGCATCACGGTTGGGAATCCTATTAATGTAAATGTAGGAATTGGATATAATTTTGTAGCAGGTATGTACCGTAAAAAATAAGCAGATGTTTAATAAATTATATAAGTGGCACAATCGGATTGGGCTATTGATTGTCATTCCAATTTTGGGTTGGTGTATTAGTGGCTTGACGCATCCTATGATGGCGCACTTATTTAAAATAAAACCAGCAGAGCGTTTTTTGCGCTCTGCTCCCATACAACTAGATAGTACGAGCATATCATTGGCTGCTGCTCTAAACAAACATAAGATTGCTTCCTTTCAGAATTTTAGAATGGTCAATTTTGAAGGAACAACTTATTACCAAATTATACAAACAGGAAAACCTAGTTTGTATATCCATGCTACTAAGAATACCCTATTGGAAGATGGAGATCAACGGTATGCGACTTATTTAGCCCGTTATTTTTTAGGAGATTCGATCAGTGCTATAAAATCCATCAGCGTTTTAGATCGATTTACCTTTGAGTATAAATTTATCAATCGTTTATTGCCCGTTTATAAGGTCTCTTTTGATCGAGGAGACAAAATGGATGTTTATGTAGAAACGAATAGTTCTAGGTTGGGAACACTTAATAATTCGACTAGAAAAGCCTGCATTGCCATTTTTAGTTATTTGCACAATTGGTCTTTTCTGAACGACTGGCCCAATGCCAAGCTATTCTTAATGTTGTTGTTTATGGGCTTGTCATTTTTTGTGGCGGCAAGCGGTTTGATTATTTATGGTTTTTTGTGGAAATCATTTCAAACTAGCAAAGGGGGACAGGTAGACCGTAGCCGAAAATGGCATCGAAGAATTGGGTTGATGGTATCTATTTCGACACTGGCATTTGCTTTTAGTGGAGCTTACCATGCTTTAGCCAAAAAGTCTTATGCTTCTACTCAAACACTCAAAAATAATTCATTTGATGCAACAATTGTAGCCAATTTGCCTCAATTATGGACTCGTTTGGATGGAAGATTGGTGAAGAATATAGCTTTGGCATCGTTTGAAGGAAAGACGTTTTATCAAGTCATTTGGATGGATAAGGCTACGGAAGTAGGGTATTTTGAGGTACAAAATTTAGCACCAATAAGTAGGGGAGAAGAGCGTTATGCTATTCATTTGGCCAGTAAATATAGCCAATTACCAGCGGATAAAATCCTATCCACAACACCTATTCAGCAATTTGGTGGAGAATATGGATTTATCAATAAGCGATTGCCTGTTGCCAAAGTACAATACGATACGGAGGAACAGCATAGTATTTATGTGGAAACTTCTTCGGGAAAATTAGCAGCTAACATTTCTTCTGCCAAACGTTGGGAGGCATTGAG from Aureispira anguillae encodes:
- a CDS encoding PepSY domain-containing protein; protein product: MFNKLYKWHNRIGLLIVIPILGWCISGLTHPMMAHLFKIKPAERFLRSAPIQLDSTSISLAAALNKHKIASFQNFRMVNFEGTTYYQIIQTGKPSLYIHATKNTLLEDGDQRYATYLARYFLGDSISAIKSISVLDRFTFEYKFINRLLPVYKVSFDRGDKMDVYVETNSSRLGTLNNSTRKACIAIFSYLHNWSFLNDWPNAKLFLMLLFMGLSFFVAASGLIIYGFLWKSFQTSKGGQVDRSRKWHRRIGLMVSISTLAFAFSGAYHALAKKSYASTQTLKNNSFDATIVANLPQLWTRLDGRLVKNIALASFEGKTFYQVIWMDKATEVGYFEVQNLAPISRGEERYAIHLASKYSQLPADKILSTTPIQQFGGEYGFINKRLPVAKVQYDTEEQHSIYVETSSGKLAANISSAKRWEALSFLILHKYHFLDPMGKKVRDAVIVVLILGIMLVHILGLVLWLRRYNRG